The Aggregicoccus sp. 17bor-14 genome includes a region encoding these proteins:
- a CDS encoding endonuclease/exonuclease/phosphatase family protein, translating into MELTLVSYNIHSGIGTDGKFDLHRVGEVLRELDADIIALQEVGDFRGKTSREDQPEHLAELLGLHMAYGPNVVKNGRRYGNAILTRLPILKSKNYDLSVPRREPRGALRCDLDLGNGRPLHVFALHLGLGSGERRAQESLLLGSDILRDAVRSDPVVVCGDFNHWGRGPVASFVRRAFVDAAMELGTIVPSYPSRLPFLRLDRVYVDAGVRPVSIRAHRTPLSVRASDHLPVVLRFEAPVGAGMEPAAPVELIG; encoded by the coding sequence GTGGAACTGACGCTCGTCTCGTACAACATCCACAGTGGCATCGGGACGGACGGTAAGTTCGACCTGCACCGCGTGGGCGAGGTGCTGCGCGAGCTGGACGCGGACATCATCGCCCTGCAGGAGGTGGGCGACTTCCGCGGCAAGACGAGCCGGGAGGACCAGCCCGAGCACCTCGCCGAGCTGCTCGGGCTGCACATGGCCTACGGCCCCAACGTAGTGAAGAACGGGCGGCGCTACGGCAACGCCATCCTCACCCGCCTGCCCATCCTCAAGAGCAAGAACTACGACCTGAGCGTGCCCAGGCGCGAGCCGCGCGGCGCGCTGCGCTGCGACCTGGACCTGGGCAACGGCCGGCCGCTGCACGTCTTCGCGCTGCACCTGGGGCTGGGAAGCGGCGAGCGCCGCGCGCAGGAGTCGCTGCTGCTGGGCTCGGACATCCTGCGCGATGCGGTGCGCAGCGACCCCGTGGTGGTGTGCGGCGACTTCAACCACTGGGGCCGCGGGCCCGTGGCGAGCTTCGTGCGGCGCGCCTTCGTGGACGCCGCGATGGAGCTGGGCACCATCGTGCCCAGCTACCCCTCGCGCCTGCCCTTCCTGCGCCTGGACCGCGTCTACGTGGACGCGGGCGTGCGGCCCGTGAGCATCCGTGCGCACCGCACGCCCCTGAGCGTGCGCGCCTCGGACCACCTGCCGGTGGTGCTGCGCTTCGAGGCGCCCGTGGGCGCCGGGATGGAGCCCGCTGCCCCGGTCGAGCTGATCGGCTAG
- a CDS encoding M23 family metallopeptidase, which produces MRPLLRPSLPPVSSLLLLLLLALPARAEGPRLSVQPMRAKPGDPVLVRVEGVREAPTGTLAGRALHFVAAPGGFLAVTGLPVEQAPGALAVTVQAEAPPSPPLSAELQVVDPAYPASELKVDSQFVDPPPELKARIQADQEALARAYGQPSQPLLFQGAFAWPRKAKLTAHYGQRRTFNGQLKSQHYGADLDGRIGAPVAAANAGTVVLVRDCLGSGQTVLLHHGAGLYTAYFHLSEVLVKEGQQLARGQPLGKVGNTGRVTGPHLHWGAKADGLWVDPETLLALPFP; this is translated from the coding sequence GTGCGTCCGCTGCTGCGTCCCTCCCTCCCCCCGGTCTCCTCCCTGCTGCTGCTCCTGCTGCTCGCGCTCCCGGCGCGTGCAGAGGGCCCGCGCCTGAGCGTGCAGCCCATGCGCGCGAAGCCCGGCGACCCGGTGCTGGTGCGCGTGGAGGGCGTGCGCGAGGCTCCCACGGGGACGCTCGCGGGCCGCGCCCTGCACTTCGTCGCCGCGCCCGGCGGCTTCCTCGCCGTGACGGGACTGCCGGTCGAGCAGGCTCCCGGCGCGCTCGCGGTGACGGTGCAGGCCGAGGCCCCGCCCTCCCCGCCGCTGAGCGCCGAGCTGCAGGTGGTGGACCCGGCCTACCCCGCGAGCGAGCTGAAGGTGGACTCGCAGTTCGTCGACCCGCCGCCCGAGCTCAAGGCCCGCATCCAGGCGGACCAGGAGGCGCTCGCGCGCGCCTACGGGCAGCCCTCGCAGCCGCTGCTCTTCCAGGGGGCCTTCGCCTGGCCGCGCAAGGCGAAGCTCACCGCGCACTACGGGCAGCGGCGCACCTTCAACGGGCAGCTCAAGAGCCAGCACTACGGCGCGGACCTCGACGGACGCATCGGGGCGCCGGTGGCCGCGGCGAACGCGGGCACGGTGGTGCTGGTGCGCGACTGCCTCGGCTCGGGCCAGACGGTGCTGCTGCACCACGGCGCCGGGCTCTACACCGCGTACTTCCACCTGAGCGAAGTGCTGGTGAAGGAGGGGCAGCAGCTCGCGCGCGGCCAGCCGCTGGGCAAGGTGGGCAACACGGGCCGCGTGACGGGCCCGCACCTGCACTGGGGCGCGAAGGCGGACGGGCTCTGGGTGGACCCGGAGACGCTGCTCGCCCTGCCCTTCCCCTAG
- a CDS encoding 3-keto-5-aminohexanoate cleavage protein → MASSTQSRASGDKVIVTCALTGVLARREQCPHLPYSPVEIAEEARRAYEAGAAVVHIHGREPDTGEQSWSADIYGQIKAEVQKRCPIVINFSTGGFNMGVEGDAAKQERLAYVWKTRPEMAALNMGSMNYAKYSEKRRDFVFDFVFPNPFSDILMAARAMREGGVKPELECFDLGHIHNAEPLLAMGALKGPLQYSFILGVLGGVAPTAQNLAHMAAQIRPGDTWEVIGISKVQWPLVMAALTLGGNIRVGLEDNFYLDVAGTQMAQGNGPLVEKAVRLARDAGREPMSPDEARRALSLPQAW, encoded by the coding sequence ATGGCAAGCAGCACGCAGAGCAGGGCCTCCGGCGACAAGGTCATCGTGACGTGCGCGCTCACGGGCGTGCTCGCGCGCCGCGAGCAGTGTCCCCACCTGCCGTACTCGCCGGTGGAGATCGCCGAGGAGGCGCGGCGCGCGTACGAGGCGGGCGCCGCGGTGGTGCACATCCACGGCCGCGAGCCGGACACCGGCGAGCAGAGCTGGAGCGCGGATATCTACGGGCAGATCAAGGCCGAGGTGCAGAAGCGCTGCCCCATCGTCATCAACTTCTCCACCGGCGGCTTCAACATGGGGGTGGAGGGGGACGCGGCGAAGCAGGAGCGGCTCGCGTACGTGTGGAAGACGCGGCCCGAGATGGCCGCGCTCAACATGGGCTCGATGAACTACGCGAAGTACTCGGAGAAGCGCCGCGACTTCGTCTTCGACTTCGTCTTCCCCAACCCCTTCTCGGACATCCTCATGGCGGCGCGCGCCATGCGCGAGGGCGGGGTGAAGCCGGAGCTGGAGTGCTTCGACCTCGGGCACATCCACAACGCCGAGCCGCTGCTCGCGATGGGCGCGCTCAAGGGCCCGCTGCAGTACTCGTTCATCCTCGGCGTGCTCGGAGGCGTCGCGCCCACGGCGCAGAACCTCGCGCACATGGCCGCGCAGATCCGCCCCGGGGACACCTGGGAGGTCATCGGCATCTCCAAGGTGCAGTGGCCGCTGGTGATGGCGGCGCTCACCCTGGGCGGCAACATCCGCGTGGGGCTCGAGGACAACTTCTACCTGGACGTGGCCGGCACCCAGATGGCCCAGGGCAACGGCCCGCTCGTGGAGAAGGCGGTGCGGCTCGCGCGCGACGCGGGCCGCGAGCCCATGAGCCCGGACGAGGCGCGCCGCGCCCTCTCGCTGCCGCAGGCCTGGTAG
- a CDS encoding enoyl-CoA hydratase-related protein: MEAGEVLYQAEGQQALLTLSRPRARNALSPVLLQGLMAALARAEADPAVRVIVLTGAGDRAFCAGGDLGSLSAEGGFLAGHDGRRAYAELLLRLQGVGKPTIARVNGHALAGGLGLVLACDLAVAVEGAELGTPEVDVGLFPMMLMALLQRHLGRKRALELVLTGDRLPAREAFALGLLNRVVPAAELDAAVAALAGKLAGKSQAVLRLGRRAFFAAEDLPLPAALEHLASQLSLNVLTEDAAEGVTAFLEKRAPQWKDR; encoded by the coding sequence GTGGAAGCCGGAGAAGTCCTCTACCAAGCTGAAGGCCAGCAAGCGCTCCTGACGCTCTCGCGGCCGCGGGCGCGCAACGCGCTCTCGCCCGTGCTCCTGCAGGGGCTGATGGCTGCGCTCGCGCGGGCCGAGGCGGACCCGGCCGTGCGCGTCATCGTGCTCACCGGCGCCGGGGACCGCGCCTTCTGCGCGGGCGGAGACCTGGGCAGCCTCTCGGCGGAAGGCGGCTTCCTCGCGGGCCACGACGGGCGGCGCGCCTACGCCGAGCTGCTCCTGCGGCTGCAGGGGGTGGGCAAGCCCACGATCGCGCGCGTCAACGGCCACGCGCTCGCGGGCGGCCTGGGCCTGGTGCTCGCGTGCGACCTCGCCGTGGCGGTGGAGGGCGCGGAGCTGGGTACCCCCGAGGTGGACGTGGGGCTGTTCCCCATGATGCTGATGGCGCTGCTGCAGCGGCACCTGGGGCGCAAGCGCGCGCTGGAGCTGGTGCTCACCGGGGACCGGCTGCCCGCCCGCGAGGCGTTCGCGCTGGGGCTGCTCAACCGCGTGGTGCCCGCGGCCGAGCTGGACGCGGCCGTGGCGGCGCTCGCGGGGAAGCTCGCGGGCAAGAGCCAGGCGGTGCTGCGGCTGGGGCGGCGCGCCTTCTTCGCGGCCGAAGATCTGCCCCTGCCGGCCGCGCTCGAGCACCTCGCCAGCCAGCTCTCGCTCAACGTGCTCACCGAGGACGCCGCCGAGGGCGTGACGGCGTTCCTGGAGAAGCGCGCGCCGCAGTGGAAGGACCGCTGA
- a CDS encoding TetR/AcrR family transcriptional regulator: MAAAAGGAGPKEPAPKNPAPKEGDRRRTILRAAIDVFARKGYHGCRIADVAREAGVAYGLVYHYFKNKDELLESVFDAGWTGFVTRLRAVAEGEGSLVQKVYGISAVAFEAYRVDPRAVRVLILEIARSPAGSRVNRETAFSEVIKMSAQMLAQAQGAGELRADVDPLLAAALLFGAIEMGLTAFVVGLMDSRDTAALERAQAQIAESFLRGVHSGAGTELAWKPEKSSTKLKASKRS; the protein is encoded by the coding sequence GTGGCGGCGGCAGCAGGGGGCGCGGGGCCGAAGGAGCCGGCGCCCAAGAACCCGGCCCCGAAGGAAGGCGACCGGCGCCGCACCATCCTGCGCGCCGCGATCGACGTGTTCGCGCGCAAGGGCTACCACGGCTGCCGCATCGCGGACGTGGCGCGCGAGGCGGGCGTCGCCTACGGGCTCGTCTACCACTACTTCAAGAACAAGGACGAGCTGCTCGAGTCCGTGTTCGACGCAGGCTGGACGGGCTTCGTCACCCGCCTGCGCGCGGTGGCCGAGGGCGAGGGCAGCCTCGTGCAGAAGGTGTACGGCATCTCGGCGGTGGCCTTCGAGGCGTACCGGGTGGACCCGCGCGCGGTGCGCGTGCTCATCCTGGAGATCGCCCGCAGCCCGGCCGGCAGCCGGGTGAACCGCGAGACGGCGTTCTCCGAGGTGATCAAGATGTCCGCGCAGATGCTCGCCCAGGCGCAAGGAGCGGGTGAGCTGCGCGCGGACGTGGACCCGCTGCTCGCCGCGGCGCTGCTCTTCGGCGCCATCGAGATGGGCCTCACCGCCTTCGTCGTGGGCCTCATGGACTCGCGCGACACGGCGGCGCTCGAGCGGGCGCAGGCCCAGATCGCCGAGTCCTTTCTGCGCGGCGTCCACTCGGGCGCCGGAACGGAGCTCGCGTGGAAGCCGGAGAAGTCCTCTACCAAGCTGAAGGCCAGCAAGCGCTCCTGA
- a CDS encoding Ig-like domain-containing protein yields MPRGLAVCVALSCSLLGCSQGDPASLEFVDLAPAQPRLGETVTVRFRAVDERGEPQQGTPVTFSLQGEPPGVELGDTEVRTTVGDGLAITTLKATGRVASAVVVAKAGNTQALSQPISFAGAEASSRQLTFQCGPVAGAASGGRHAIGAYDSTRSLIAGVKLECTAHLGDRNGDGVPGVQVSFLTEAGTIGPSSTSLTDVVGNAAVLYKTSLPLPVDVEPATFSWTPPVDATHTGELVAPLWMHPFEWMQNPVAGYGTAATLEEPRRPDPILPGRVNNPRDNLVTLIAITTGEEAFEDRNNNGTWDTGEPFVDLTEPFVDANDSGTWEPGERFVDANGNGTWDGKNGRYDASTLIWAQERILWTGWPDDRDRDPANTPTVRQVSPAAGAIALGHFGRQKVVILIDDPWFNPPAQNGEGDGCASTDSVVRVTSETLFGMRFTYAPAAPLVYRVEDVHDPASNPQPAPFPSAVAWETTPRCSFTASDKDGHVVSVFAPRVFGTVL; encoded by the coding sequence ATGCCTCGCGGACTCGCGGTGTGTGTGGCCCTGTCCTGCAGCCTGCTCGGATGCTCCCAGGGAGATCCCGCCTCCCTCGAGTTCGTGGACCTGGCGCCCGCGCAGCCGCGGCTCGGGGAGACGGTCACCGTGCGCTTCCGGGCCGTGGACGAGCGGGGCGAGCCCCAGCAGGGCACCCCCGTGACCTTCTCGCTCCAGGGCGAGCCCCCCGGGGTCGAGCTGGGCGACACCGAGGTGCGCACCACGGTGGGTGACGGCCTCGCCATCACCACGCTCAAGGCGACCGGCCGCGTGGCCTCGGCCGTGGTCGTGGCGAAGGCGGGCAACACGCAGGCGCTCAGCCAGCCCATCTCCTTCGCCGGCGCCGAGGCCAGCTCCCGCCAGCTCACCTTCCAGTGCGGCCCCGTCGCGGGCGCGGCCTCCGGCGGGCGCCACGCCATCGGGGCGTACGACAGCACGCGCAGCCTCATCGCGGGCGTGAAGCTCGAGTGCACGGCCCACCTCGGCGACCGCAACGGCGACGGCGTGCCGGGCGTGCAGGTGTCCTTCCTCACCGAGGCGGGCACCATCGGGCCCAGCAGCACCTCGCTCACCGACGTGGTGGGCAACGCCGCGGTGCTCTACAAGACCTCGCTGCCCCTGCCCGTGGACGTGGAGCCGGCCACCTTCAGCTGGACCCCTCCGGTGGACGCCACCCACACCGGCGAGCTCGTCGCCCCGCTCTGGATGCACCCCTTCGAGTGGATGCAGAACCCCGTCGCGGGCTACGGCACGGCCGCCACCCTCGAGGAGCCGCGGCGCCCGGATCCCATCCTCCCCGGCCGGGTGAACAACCCCCGCGACAACCTGGTCACGCTCATTGCCATCACCACGGGCGAGGAGGCCTTCGAGGACCGCAACAACAACGGCACCTGGGACACGGGCGAGCCCTTCGTGGACCTCACCGAGCCCTTCGTGGACGCGAACGACAGCGGCACCTGGGAGCCCGGCGAGCGCTTCGTGGACGCGAACGGCAACGGCACCTGGGACGGCAAGAACGGCCGCTACGACGCGAGCACCCTCATCTGGGCGCAGGAGCGCATCCTCTGGACCGGCTGGCCGGACGACCGCGACCGCGACCCCGCCAACACCCCCACCGTGCGCCAGGTCTCCCCCGCGGCAGGTGCCATCGCGCTGGGGCACTTCGGCCGCCAGAAGGTGGTCATCCTCATCGACGACCCCTGGTTCAACCCTCCGGCGCAGAACGGCGAGGGCGATGGCTGCGCCTCCACCGACAGCGTGGTGCGGGTGACGAGCGAGACCCTGTTCGGGATGCGCTTCACCTACGCGCCCGCCGCCCCGCTCGTGTACCGGGTGGAGGACGTGCACGACCCGGCATCCAACCCCCAGCCCGCCCCATTCCCGAGCGCCGTGGCCTGGGAGACCACCCCCCGGTGCAGCTTCACCGCCTCGGACAAGGATGGGCACGTGGTGTCGGTGTTCGCCCCGCGCGTGTTCGGCACCGTGCTCTGA
- a CDS encoding helix-turn-helix domain-containing protein has protein sequence MSELGKRIGQRIRELRTQRPERWTQEELAERAQISVSFLSMIERGERVAHLETLAALASALGVSLGELFAGTEQSPAQTEDLLRPLSDFARARGLTSRDVDRLLGVARVMFSGSAA, from the coding sequence TTGTCGGAACTTGGAAAGAGGATCGGTCAGCGAATCCGCGAGCTGCGCACGCAGCGGCCCGAGCGCTGGACCCAGGAAGAGCTCGCGGAGCGCGCGCAGATCAGCGTGTCGTTCCTCTCCATGATCGAGCGCGGTGAGCGCGTCGCCCACCTGGAGACGCTCGCCGCGCTGGCGAGCGCCCTGGGCGTCAGCCTCGGGGAGCTCTTCGCCGGCACGGAGCAGTCCCCGGCGCAGACCGAGGATCTGCTGCGCCCCCTGTCCGACTTCGCCCGCGCCCGCGGGCTGACCTCGCGCGACGTGGACCGCCTCCTGGGCGTGGCCCGCGTGATGTTCAGCGGCTCCGCGGCCTGA
- a CDS encoding LPS-assembly protein LptD has translation MILLLPVTAALLVSAQIPLSMQLELPTGDVAELSADELVVENGFQSLSARGHTVMRTGELLLRADELSYDQTQERAVARGNVMLVRGLFAAVADEISVDIKSFEANVKGGVFMQKKNVSVEQLLATKTPKELREIGETPVIITGTRIRRTGANGFAVDDLAFTPCECDPKEPSWRVEAKRAKVEVGERAILSWPVVYVYSVPVFALPWLYLPLSERRSGVLVPKITKTALNGPQLEQPFFLTLGRSYDLTLTPGFYLGSSARDVDPNPDVDRREPNLVGVRGPRLHTEFRYVPSERTSGRLSLGLIDDSRPRRDPLAFAFFRDADGRIVQAQRGLRGEASLQHVQDLGGGFHDRVDASFVSDGYYTRDLIADIIAREVGYLRSTGVAYHRDDDHYLGLDISLRQDLRNGYSFLGTDRYPAGIAELPNGPRAGDVIIQPGTLHRLPALTWALPERALGRVLSGSLRVEFSRLSPLTSSFDDAGENGLVDERGIYLVRDAPDAPPRIVTDTLQANGRYDGADRESRDRLDLFPRLSGSWALGPYLRLTPSLAVRQDLAFGELTGRFAQRGYPLAGVVLDSELARTYDWKHKALFRHVVAPRVELRMVPLTWGGLLGTGRSVAGRAPGTVYDEIDAALPRASDPRAPGFLHAVVEVDQRLFHRRDGATQEVLRLDLGQGFDLSSLADRVLQSDAPAEGSRLRDTYARLSAQSGPFRATGIARYDLPSGQFTQISGNVTIDNGKGELLFAQYDDLVNVGSDALRRGIDALVGPPATSTARARQLFTGARLTMGIGLGLRYEAIVQPLDPKNVLAQQVFGLSYGPACDCWRLEGVLIKRRDVPGLDFGANFTIARFGSFGT, from the coding sequence ATGATCCTCCTGCTCCCCGTGACCGCTGCGCTGCTCGTTTCGGCGCAGATTCCGCTGTCGATGCAGCTGGAGCTGCCCACGGGAGACGTCGCCGAGCTCTCGGCGGACGAGCTCGTGGTGGAGAACGGCTTCCAGAGCCTCTCGGCGCGCGGCCACACGGTGATGCGCACCGGTGAGCTGCTGCTGCGCGCCGACGAGCTGAGCTACGACCAGACGCAGGAGCGGGCGGTCGCGCGCGGCAACGTGATGCTGGTGCGCGGGCTCTTCGCCGCCGTGGCGGACGAGATCTCGGTGGACATCAAGTCCTTCGAGGCCAACGTCAAGGGCGGCGTCTTCATGCAGAAGAAGAACGTCTCGGTGGAGCAGCTGCTCGCCACGAAGACGCCCAAGGAGCTGCGCGAGATAGGCGAAACCCCGGTGATCATCACCGGCACCCGCATCCGGCGCACCGGGGCCAACGGCTTCGCGGTGGACGACCTCGCCTTCACGCCTTGCGAGTGCGACCCGAAGGAGCCCTCGTGGCGCGTGGAGGCCAAGCGCGCGAAGGTGGAGGTGGGCGAGCGCGCCATCCTCAGCTGGCCGGTCGTCTACGTGTACTCGGTGCCGGTGTTCGCGCTGCCCTGGCTCTACCTGCCCCTGTCCGAGCGGCGCTCGGGCGTGCTGGTGCCCAAGATCACGAAGACCGCCCTCAACGGCCCCCAGCTCGAGCAGCCCTTCTTCCTCACGCTGGGCCGCAGCTACGATCTCACCCTCACGCCGGGCTTCTACCTGGGCTCGTCCGCGCGCGACGTGGACCCGAACCCGGACGTGGACCGGCGCGAGCCGAACCTGGTGGGCGTGCGGGGGCCCCGGCTGCACACCGAGTTCCGCTACGTGCCCAGCGAGCGCACCTCGGGGCGGCTCAGCCTCGGCCTCATCGACGACTCGCGCCCGCGCCGCGACCCGCTCGCCTTCGCCTTCTTCCGCGACGCGGACGGCCGCATCGTGCAGGCCCAGCGCGGCCTGCGCGGCGAGGCGAGCCTGCAGCACGTGCAGGACCTGGGCGGAGGCTTCCACGACCGCGTGGACGCGTCGTTCGTCTCGGACGGCTACTACACGCGCGACCTCATCGCGGACATCATCGCGCGAGAGGTGGGCTACCTGCGCAGCACCGGCGTGGCCTACCACCGCGACGACGACCACTACCTGGGCCTGGACATCTCGCTGCGCCAGGATCTGCGCAACGGCTACAGCTTCCTGGGCACGGACCGCTACCCCGCGGGCATCGCCGAGCTGCCCAACGGGCCCCGCGCAGGCGACGTCATCATCCAGCCGGGCACGCTGCACCGGCTGCCGGCCCTCACCTGGGCCCTGCCCGAGCGTGCCCTGGGCCGCGTGCTCTCCGGCAGCCTGCGGGTGGAGTTCAGCCGGCTGTCGCCCCTCACGAGCTCCTTCGACGACGCGGGCGAGAACGGCCTCGTGGACGAGCGCGGCATCTACCTGGTGCGCGATGCCCCGGACGCGCCGCCGCGCATCGTCACGGACACGCTGCAGGCCAACGGCCGCTACGACGGCGCGGACCGCGAGTCGCGCGACCGGCTGGACCTCTTCCCCCGCCTCTCGGGCTCCTGGGCGCTGGGGCCCTACCTGCGGCTCACGCCCTCGCTCGCGGTGCGCCAGGATCTCGCGTTCGGCGAGCTCACCGGGCGCTTCGCCCAGCGCGGCTACCCGCTCGCAGGGGTGGTGCTCGACAGCGAGCTGGCGCGCACCTACGACTGGAAGCACAAGGCGCTGTTCCGCCACGTGGTCGCGCCGCGCGTGGAGCTGCGCATGGTGCCGCTCACCTGGGGCGGCCTGCTGGGCACCGGGCGCAGCGTCGCCGGGCGCGCGCCGGGCACCGTGTACGACGAGATCGACGCGGCGCTGCCGCGCGCGAGCGACCCGCGCGCCCCCGGCTTCCTGCACGCCGTGGTGGAGGTGGACCAGCGCCTCTTCCACCGGCGCGACGGGGCGACCCAGGAGGTGCTGCGCCTGGACCTGGGCCAGGGCTTCGACCTCAGCTCGCTCGCGGACCGCGTGCTGCAGTCGGATGCGCCCGCCGAGGGCTCGCGCCTGCGCGACACCTACGCCCGCCTCAGCGCCCAGAGCGGGCCCTTCCGCGCCACCGGCATCGCCCGCTACGACCTGCCCTCGGGGCAGTTCACCCAGATCAGCGGCAACGTCACCATCGACAACGGCAAGGGCGAGCTGCTCTTCGCCCAGTACGACGACCTCGTGAACGTGGGCTCGGACGCGCTGCGCCGGGGGATCGACGCCCTGGTCGGTCCCCCGGCGACCAGCACGGCGCGTGCTCGGCAGCTCTTCACCGGCGCGCGATTGACGATGGGCATCGGCCTCGGGTTGCGGTACGAGGCCATCGTGCAACCGCTGGATCCGAAGAACGTCCTCGCGCAGCAGGTGTTCGGCCTGTCCTACGGCCCCGCCTGTGACTGCTGGCGCCTCGAGGGCGTGCTCATCAAGCGCCGGGACGTGCCCGGCCTCGATTTCGGGGCCAACTTCACCATCGCGCGCTTCGGCTCCTTCGGGACCTGA